Proteins encoded together in one Orbaceae bacterium lpD01 window:
- a CDS encoding fructose PTS transporter subunit IIB, giving the protein MTRLNILAVTACISGVAYTYMAAEYIEKLALQENWRVKVETQGALGIENPIDESDILKGDLILIISNKQIDHKARFQQKRCLEIDINQFLLQDKVVLLKQIKKVLSQPAGF; this is encoded by the coding sequence ATGACAAGACTAAATATTTTGGCTGTGACTGCCTGTATTAGCGGCGTGGCATATACCTATATGGCGGCGGAATATATTGAAAAACTCGCGTTACAGGAAAACTGGCGTGTAAAAGTTGAAACGCAGGGCGCTTTGGGCATTGAAAATCCGATTGATGAATCAGATATTTTGAAAGGCGACTTAATCCTGATTATTAGCAATAAGCAGATTGATCACAAAGCTCGGTTTCAACAAAAGCGCTGCTTAGAGATCGATATCAATCAGTTTCTGTTACAGGATAAAGTGGTTTTACTTAAACAGATTAAAAAAGTCCTCAGTCAGCCGGCCGGATTTTAG
- a CDS encoding AraC family transcriptional regulator, producing the protein MMPLSIESVISELVDESRVIKNCYCSSYDSAVPPKLAYQVNFPRLEMIVQGSQEMSWHQDNQVIEKTLFANDMLFVCPRSWNKPTWSTPVTTLSLLFGKQQLGLSLLHWNGTEFLSLEQCNTGRRGPRIGSFMIQTLIELSMNYDQKRSHKTANLLIRSLLSHSLELLTSQFETKPKTTILFEAVRSYIDHHFQEEISRNLLAQLFHISPNYLSALFQKEGNIGLNEYIIQTRLEHAKTRLKQYDHTIKEIAVASGFQDSNYFCRVFRKKTDRSPSEYRKQYHSKIYDKV; encoded by the coding sequence ATGATGCCCTTATCGATTGAGAGTGTGATATCGGAGTTGGTCGATGAAAGCAGAGTCATCAAAAACTGCTATTGTTCCAGTTATGATTCAGCCGTGCCACCGAAACTGGCTTATCAGGTCAATTTTCCGCGCCTTGAGATGATTGTTCAGGGCAGTCAGGAGATGAGTTGGCATCAGGATAATCAAGTGATTGAGAAGACCTTATTCGCCAATGATATGTTATTTGTTTGTCCAAGAAGTTGGAATAAACCGACCTGGTCAACACCTGTGACCACCTTAAGTCTGTTATTTGGTAAGCAGCAATTAGGATTGAGTTTACTACACTGGAATGGTACCGAGTTTTTATCCCTTGAACAGTGCAATACCGGACGGCGTGGGCCCAGAATTGGCAGCTTTATGATTCAAACATTAATCGAGTTATCAATGAATTATGATCAAAAACGTAGTCACAAGACAGCCAATCTCCTGATCCGAAGTCTGTTAAGTCACTCGCTTGAACTACTCACCAGTCAATTCGAAACTAAGCCCAAAACAACCATTTTATTTGAAGCAGTCAGATCATATATTGATCACCATTTTCAGGAGGAGATTAGCCGCAATTTATTGGCCCAGCTGTTCCATATCTCGCCCAATTATCTCTCGGCACTGTTTCAAAAAGAGGGCAATATTGGTTTGAATGAGTATATTATTCAGACCCGACTTGAACATGCCAAAACCCGATTAAAACAGTATGACCACACCATCAAAGAAATTGCGGTGGCCTCCGGCTTTCAGGATAGTAACTATTTCTGCCGGGTGTTTCGAAAAAAAACCGATCGGTCGCCCTCGGAATATCGTAAACAGTATCACAGTAAGATTTATGATAAAGTTTAA
- the fsa gene encoding fructose-6-phosphate aldolase: MELYLDTADIQAVKRLLPILPIKGVTTNPSIVAKARRPLFAVLAELQDILGPEGQLFAQVIASQAKEMIKEAEKLSAQFPSLIVKIPVTAQGLIAIKTLSAQGITTLGTAVYGAAQGLLSALAGAEYVAPYVNRIDAQSGSGIAVVNELQTLLSLHAPDTMILAASFRTPRQALDCLLAGCESITLPVDVAELLIADPAVDAAIQKFADDWQQAFGSLTL, encoded by the coding sequence ATGGAACTCTATCTGGATACGGCGGATATACAAGCCGTTAAACGTTTACTACCGATTTTACCGATTAAAGGGGTTACCACCAATCCCAGCATTGTCGCCAAAGCGCGCAGACCGCTGTTTGCGGTACTGGCCGAGCTACAAGATATTTTGGGGCCGGAAGGACAGCTCTTCGCCCAAGTGATTGCCAGTCAGGCCAAGGAGATGATCAAAGAGGCGGAAAAACTCAGCGCTCAGTTCCCCAGCCTGATAGTAAAAATTCCGGTGACGGCACAAGGATTAATCGCGATTAAAACCTTAAGCGCACAGGGTATTACAACCTTAGGTACTGCGGTTTATGGTGCAGCGCAAGGCTTGCTCTCTGCGCTAGCTGGCGCCGAGTATGTGGCACCTTATGTGAATCGGATTGATGCCCAAAGTGGCAGCGGTATTGCGGTAGTGAATGAGTTACAGACCTTATTATCGCTGCATGCCCCTGATACCATGATACTGGCGGCCAGCTTTAGAACCCCGCGGCAAGCACTGGACTGCTTGTTAGCCGGGTGTGAATCGATTACGTTGCCGGTGGATGTGGCCGAGTTATTGATTGCTGATCCTGCGGTGGATGCCGCGATACAGAAATTTGCAGATGACTGGCAACAGGCCTTTGGCTCGTTAACCCTTTAA
- the dbpA gene encoding ATP-dependent RNA helicase DbpA encodes MNSFSSLPLKQTLLDNLALMAFTAMTPIQAKALPLVLAGNDVIARAKTGSGKTVAFGLALLSKLDVKQFTTQALVICPTRELADQVANEIRRLARLMSNVKVLTLCGGVPVGPQIGSLAHGAHIIVGTPGRLADHLQRQSLDLKQLNMLVLDEADRMLEMGFEEDINRILTASPISRQTLLFSATYPDTIMKMSKKIQNSPVMIATDEQNNEIEQYFYEIENHQRDQALAKIINLNPCESTIVFCNTKVACQSIESYLNKLGYSAIALHGDLEQREREQVLFQFANKSCAILVATDVAARGLDIKELDVVINYQITPDPEVYVHRIGRTGRAGAKGLAITLVAINEVVKANAIEKELNVKLTWKSLANLTIDTANMVRPSMQTLCLTIGRKNKVRPGDILGALTKDANLDSQNIGKMNITELYTYIAIKHTAVKQTLSYFQQGKIKGKTVRARKL; translated from the coding sequence GTGAATTCATTTTCCTCCTTACCTTTAAAACAAACATTATTAGATAATTTAGCGTTAATGGCATTTACTGCCATGACACCGATTCAAGCGAAGGCGTTGCCATTAGTTTTAGCCGGCAACGATGTCATAGCGAGAGCGAAAACCGGTAGCGGCAAAACCGTTGCATTTGGTTTAGCGCTGTTATCTAAGCTGGATGTTAAGCAATTTACTACACAGGCGCTTGTCATTTGCCCAACACGCGAATTAGCCGATCAGGTCGCGAATGAAATTCGTCGCTTAGCGCGTCTGATGAGTAATGTCAAAGTATTAACATTGTGTGGCGGTGTTCCCGTTGGGCCTCAGATTGGTTCTTTAGCGCATGGCGCACATATTATTGTTGGCACCCCAGGAAGACTCGCTGATCATTTGCAGCGGCAATCGCTAGATTTAAAACAGTTAAATATGCTCGTGCTTGATGAGGCTGACAGAATGCTCGAAATGGGATTTGAAGAGGATATTAATCGTATTCTCACCGCCTCGCCAATATCTCGTCAAACACTGCTTTTCTCTGCGACCTATCCTGATACCATCATGAAAATGAGTAAAAAGATCCAGAACTCGCCGGTGATGATCGCGACTGATGAACAAAATAACGAGATTGAGCAATATTTTTATGAAATTGAGAACCATCAACGTGATCAAGCATTAGCTAAAATCATTAATCTCAACCCTTGTGAATCAACGATTGTCTTTTGTAACACTAAAGTTGCCTGTCAAAGCATCGAGTCCTACTTAAATAAACTAGGCTATAGCGCTATCGCCTTACATGGCGACTTAGAGCAGCGTGAACGAGAACAGGTATTATTTCAATTTGCCAATAAAAGCTGTGCTATTTTGGTCGCAACGGATGTGGCTGCGCGTGGTTTAGATATTAAAGAATTAGATGTGGTCATTAACTATCAAATTACCCCCGATCCTGAAGTGTATGTCCATCGAATCGGTCGGACCGGGAGAGCGGGTGCAAAAGGATTAGCGATCACCTTAGTTGCCATAAATGAAGTTGTTAAAGCCAATGCGATTGAAAAGGAATTGAACGTTAAACTCACCTGGAAATCATTAGCCAATTTAACCATTGATACCGCAAACATGGTGAGGCCAAGTATGCAAACACTATGTTTGACGATCGGCCGTAAAAATAAAGTCAGACCTGGCGATATTCTTGGGGCGCTAACCAAAGATGCCAATTTAGACAGCCAAAATATTGGTAAAATGAATATTACTGAACTGTATACTTACATTGCGATTAAACACACCGCCGTAAAACAAACGCTGTCTTATTTTCAACAAGGAAAAATTAAAGGCAAAACGGTGCGAGCACGTAAATTATAA
- a CDS encoding LysR family transcriptional regulator, translated as MLNRLDALKYFCIAAETLQFRETAVRMSVSPQVVTRMIAELEEELGTLLFVRNTRNMQLTEFGERFLPQAQQYLLNGEKLFATAKQKQSAMSGIVRITVPRLPENDAILADLAERCADYPELRIDWRVDAAKLHLVGNQIDIGLRIGFEPDPLMIIRKIVEMQDKFVISPLLLAKLGPPEDLEDLQKRFPVSNLINVDTGRSWGWPLNDELHLFPKQLRFSTDDPYSELSAALSGMTCSLIADYMCNEHIESGRLMELFSDIPRKCWQMYLYRPQRTMTSTHVLKVFDWLTEILLRYYKK; from the coding sequence GTGTTAAATCGATTGGACGCTTTGAAATACTTTTGCATTGCCGCTGAGACCTTGCAATTTCGTGAAACGGCTGTGCGAATGTCAGTATCGCCGCAGGTTGTCACGCGCATGATCGCCGAATTGGAAGAGGAATTAGGAACGCTGCTGTTTGTGCGCAATACCCGCAACATGCAGCTTACCGAGTTTGGTGAGCGTTTTTTGCCACAAGCACAGCAGTATTTGCTTAACGGAGAAAAATTGTTTGCCACAGCTAAGCAAAAACAAAGCGCTATGAGCGGAATTGTGCGCATTACTGTGCCAAGGTTACCCGAAAACGATGCGATTCTGGCGGATTTAGCAGAAAGGTGTGCGGATTATCCCGAATTACGGATAGATTGGCGCGTGGATGCCGCCAAACTACATTTAGTCGGAAATCAGATTGATATTGGTTTGCGTATCGGTTTTGAGCCTGACCCGTTGATGATCATACGCAAAATCGTTGAAATGCAGGATAAGTTCGTCATTTCACCGCTGCTACTGGCAAAACTAGGACCGCCGGAAGATTTAGAGGACCTACAAAAACGTTTCCCAGTGAGTAACCTCATCAATGTTGATACCGGTCGTTCATGGGGCTGGCCACTCAATGATGAACTACACTTATTCCCCAAACAATTGCGTTTCTCTACTGATGATCCTTATAGCGAACTCTCTGCCGCTTTGTCAGGAATGACTTGCTCGTTAATTGCTGACTATATGTGTAACGAGCACATTGAAAGCGGTAGGTTAATGGAATTATTTTCTGATATTCCTCGAAAATGTTGGCAGATGTATCTATATAGACCACAACGCACTATGACTTCGACTCATGTGTTAAAGGTATTTGACTGGTTGACGGAAATTTTACTTAGGTATTATAAAAAGTGA
- a CDS encoding alpha/beta hydrolase has translation MAERGFVTLAFDPSFTGESGGEVRNVASPDIYSEDFSAAVDFIGLQPFVDRDRIGALAICGLTGMAITAASSDSRIKALATSAMYDMSRSMSKGYHDYYTPEQRQKVVDYLSQQRWVDAEKGKFATGLHEVPFDESGNIIKADRLFPDELPADADPVSKIFFDYYKTPRGFHPRSINSTTAWTATTPMSFFSFPLMDNIKQISPRPILLVTGDKAHSRYYSEDVYQAAAEPKELVVVSDADHVDLYDNLDKIPFDKFEQFFKENLK, from the coding sequence TTGGCCGAGCGCGGTTTTGTAACGCTGGCGTTTGATCCTTCTTTCACAGGTGAAAGCGGCGGTGAAGTGCGTAATGTAGCATCGCCTGATATTTATAGCGAAGATTTCAGTGCGGCAGTAGATTTTATCGGTTTGCAACCTTTTGTTGACCGCGATCGTATCGGCGCATTAGCTATATGCGGTTTAACCGGAATGGCAATCACTGCGGCCTCGAGCGATTCCCGCATCAAAGCATTGGCAACCTCGGCAATGTACGATATGTCACGTAGTATGAGCAAAGGTTATCATGATTACTATACGCCGGAACAACGCCAAAAAGTGGTGGATTACCTGAGTCAGCAACGCTGGGTGGATGCAGAAAAAGGCAAATTTGCCACGGGGTTGCACGAAGTACCGTTCGATGAAAGCGGCAATATCATCAAGGCCGATCGCCTTTTCCCCGATGAATTGCCTGCGGATGCTGATCCCGTATCAAAAATCTTTTTTGACTATTACAAAACGCCGCGCGGTTTCCATCCACGCTCTATTAATTCGACAACCGCTTGGACAGCAACCACGCCGATGTCCTTCTTTAGCTTTCCGCTAATGGACAACATTAAACAAATTTCACCTAGACCGATTTTATTAGTAACCGGCGATAAAGCGCATTCGCGTTACTATTCGGAGGATGTTTATCAAGCTGCCGCTGAACCTAAAGAATTGGTTGTTGTATCTGACGCCGATCATGTGGATTTATATGACAATCTGGATAAAATTCCATTTGACAAGTTTGAACAATTCTTTAAAGAAAACTTGAAATAA
- a CDS encoding DUF1145 domain-containing protein, translating into MIILLGRLIYLLIWTFLVWNLFAPYPAPANFIANIALAAFVITHGLQAWLLSATLTRQERAQDRFRVLRLFLFGIFEVLSWKKTKNQQ; encoded by the coding sequence ATGATTATATTGCTAGGCCGCCTGATTTATCTACTGATTTGGACTTTTTTAGTCTGGAATCTGTTTGCCCCCTACCCCGCACCGGCCAACTTTATTGCCAATATCGCCTTAGCCGCCTTTGTGATTACTCATGGCCTGCAAGCCTGGTTACTCAGCGCCACCTTAACCCGACAAGAGCGCGCACAGGATCGTTTCCGCGTATTACGCCTGTTTTTATTTGGTATTTTTGAAGTTTTAAGCTGGAAAAAGACAAAAAACCAGCAGTAG
- the rsmD gene encoding 16S rRNA (guanine(966)-N(2))-methyltransferase RsmD — MRNNTSRKVTNRAQPKTAAHSAAPMALKGEIRIIAGRWRGRKLPVLSSQGLRPTTDRSKETLFNWLAPYLDGSNCLDCFSGSGSLGFEAVSRGARQAILLEKERAAASQLMANQQKLAAEQMSIIQTDSLTWLAKPASMQFDLVFIDPPFGLGLVPQTIALLSEYGWLAPAAWIYIETEQHHAPLNLPISWQRHRQKQAGQVCSRLFQYQPSTDKE; from the coding sequence ATGCGCAATAACACATCCCGTAAAGTAACGAATAGAGCACAGCCTAAAACAGCCGCCCATTCTGCCGCGCCAATGGCACTGAAAGGCGAGATTCGCATTATTGCCGGACGCTGGCGTGGCCGCAAATTGCCCGTGCTGTCCAGTCAAGGCTTACGGCCGACCACCGATCGCAGCAAAGAGACACTATTTAACTGGCTGGCGCCGTATCTGGATGGCAGTAATTGTCTGGACTGCTTCTCTGGCAGCGGCTCACTCGGTTTTGAAGCGGTTTCCCGTGGCGCCAGACAAGCCATCTTACTAGAAAAAGAGAGAGCCGCGGCCAGTCAGCTGATGGCCAATCAGCAGAAATTAGCCGCTGAGCAGATGAGCATTATACAGACCGACAGCTTAACCTGGCTGGCCAAGCCGGCCTCCATGCAGTTTGATCTGGTGTTTATCGATCCGCCTTTTGGGTTGGGACTGGTGCCGCAAACCATCGCCTTACTCAGCGAATATGGCTGGCTGGCGCCTGCGGCCTGGATCTATATTGAGACAGAGCAGCATCACGCCCCGCTCAATCTACCGATAAGCTGGCAGCGCCATCGCCAAAAACAAGCTGGACAAGTCTGTTCCAGACTATTTCAATACCAACCTTCAACTGATAAAGAGTAA
- a CDS encoding transglycosylase domain-containing protein, whose protein sequence is MNVLKTLKIILKFFIGCILFGAVVAIVGYVYYSKDLPDVTELKDIRLQTPLQVLSAEGDLIASFGERRRIPLSYEHIPQYLKEAVIATEDSRFYEHHGVDPVGILRAVFIAAKSGGFSQGGSTITQQVAKNFFLTPERNIPRKIKEMILAIRMEKELNKQEILTLYLNKIYFGSRSYGVGAAAFTFFGKSAEELTLAEAALLAGLPNAPSAYNPISYPDRALTRRNWVLHRMLDQQYITQADYDKAVAEPLGVSYHTAKIAFSAPYAAEMARQYMYDKYGENAYSDGYVVYTTISKKDQVAANQAVRNNIFQYDMRHGYRGPEKVLWKADEAPWDDSKIEQALNNYMNYNDLYPAVVTAVSGNTATAMMAKGNSITIPFEGVSWARKYLTDDNQGPLPANIADVLKPGQQIWVRNINQVWWLSQIPNVNAALVSLNSETGAIKALVGGFDFTISKFNRVTQAIRQIGSNIKPFIYTAALDKGMTMATILNDAPIMRSSAGSDAWRPKNSPAQYAGPLRLRMGLALSKNVMMVRAVRAIGIDYVADYLERFGFPKQNISHNESLALGSAAFTPLQVARAYTVIANGGYLVTPFLINKIEYAEGDLIYQHVPEQICRECIDQFSVLNTQSNQFSMDNVENAAVSTDSEVPEASALSDNSGLILPDADRTFENYPTNISTGNLPAADNQPQQITTQPESAIAVPPVYVPHVISHELAFLMRTGLKTAVNGEPGSNWLATSWRARALGRSDVGGKTGTTNQSKDVWFSGFGDDLVTTVWMGFDDHRRQLGQAPTSINKPSAVVAEGGAKTANPIWVDYMKVALAGEPVKPDTVPDNIIEVTIDKQTGLLARPESEQMTEYFIKGTEPKVYAQKEIGTRVIDENGNASELF, encoded by the coding sequence GTGAACGTATTGAAAACGCTTAAAATTATCTTGAAATTTTTTATCGGCTGCATCCTGTTTGGGGCAGTGGTCGCTATCGTCGGCTATGTCTACTACTCTAAAGATCTGCCCGACGTCACAGAACTGAAAGATATTCGTTTGCAAACTCCGCTACAGGTGCTAAGTGCTGAGGGTGATCTGATTGCCTCATTTGGCGAGCGTCGCCGCATTCCCCTCTCCTATGAACATATTCCCCAATACCTCAAAGAAGCCGTGATCGCCACCGAAGACTCACGCTTTTATGAACATCATGGTGTCGATCCGGTCGGCATCTTGCGTGCGGTCTTTATCGCTGCAAAATCCGGCGGTTTCTCGCAAGGTGGTAGTACTATCACCCAGCAGGTTGCCAAAAACTTCTTTTTAACCCCTGAGCGTAATATTCCCCGCAAGATTAAAGAGATGATTCTGGCCATTCGCATGGAGAAAGAGCTTAACAAACAAGAGATTTTGACGCTCTATTTAAATAAAATCTATTTCGGTTCGCGATCTTATGGTGTCGGCGCGGCTGCGTTCACCTTCTTTGGTAAAAGTGCCGAAGAGCTGACGTTGGCCGAAGCCGCCCTATTAGCCGGTTTACCGAATGCGCCTTCCGCTTACAACCCCATCTCTTACCCTGACAGGGCACTGACTCGCCGTAACTGGGTGTTACACCGTATGCTCGATCAGCAGTATATTACCCAAGCTGACTATGATAAGGCCGTTGCCGAGCCGCTGGGCGTGAGTTATCACACGGCTAAAATTGCTTTTTCAGCCCCGTATGCCGCCGAGATGGCGCGCCAATATATGTACGACAAGTACGGTGAAAATGCTTACTCTGATGGCTATGTGGTCTATACCACCATCAGTAAAAAAGATCAGGTCGCCGCCAATCAAGCCGTGCGCAACAATATTTTTCAATACGATATGCGTCACGGCTATCGCGGTCCGGAAAAAGTGCTCTGGAAAGCCGATGAAGCGCCATGGGATGACAGTAAAATCGAACAAGCCCTGAATAATTACATGAACTATAATGACTTATATCCAGCGGTCGTCACTGCGGTCAGTGGCAACACTGCCACTGCCATGATGGCCAAGGGTAACAGCATTACCATTCCGTTTGAGGGCGTCTCTTGGGCCAGAAAATATCTGACCGATGATAACCAAGGCCCGTTACCGGCTAACATTGCCGATGTGCTAAAACCGGGCCAACAGATCTGGGTACGCAATATTAATCAGGTTTGGTGGCTATCCCAGATCCCTAACGTCAACGCCGCCTTAGTATCATTAAATTCGGAAACTGGCGCAATCAAAGCCTTAGTCGGCGGCTTTGACTTCACCATCAGTAAATTTAACCGGGTAACCCAAGCGATTCGTCAAATCGGCTCGAATATTAAACCGTTTATCTACACTGCCGCGCTCGATAAAGGCATGACGATGGCCACTATTCTCAACGATGCGCCGATTATGCGTTCTAGTGCCGGTAGTGATGCCTGGCGGCCGAAAAACTCACCAGCCCAGTATGCCGGACCATTAAGACTTAGAATGGGTTTAGCGCTGTCGAAAAACGTGATGATGGTACGGGCCGTACGAGCGATAGGCATCGATTATGTCGCTGATTATCTGGAGCGATTTGGCTTCCCGAAACAAAATATCTCGCATAATGAGTCATTAGCCTTAGGTTCAGCAGCCTTTACCCCACTGCAAGTCGCGCGTGCTTATACCGTGATTGCCAATGGCGGATACTTAGTGACGCCGTTCTTAATCAATAAGATTGAGTATGCCGAAGGTGACCTGATTTATCAGCATGTACCAGAACAGATCTGCCGGGAGTGTATTGATCAGTTTAGTGTGTTAAATACCCAGAGCAACCAGTTCTCCATGGATAATGTCGAAAACGCCGCCGTGTCAACCGATAGCGAAGTACCGGAAGCCTCAGCGCTAAGTGATAATAGTGGCTTAATCCTGCCTGATGCCGATCGCACGTTTGAAAATTATCCGACCAATATCAGCACCGGCAATCTGCCTGCCGCGGATAACCAACCACAACAGATTACCACCCAGCCTGAATCTGCGATAGCCGTACCGCCGGTGTATGTGCCGCATGTGATTAGTCATGAGCTAGCCTTTTTAATGCGCACCGGCTTAAAAACCGCGGTCAATGGTGAACCTGGTAGCAATTGGCTGGCCACCTCATGGCGAGCGCGTGCACTTGGCCGCAGTGATGTGGGCGGTAAAACCGGGACCACCAATCAATCCAAAGATGTCTGGTTCTCCGGCTTTGGTGATGATCTGGTCACAACAGTCTGGATGGGCTTTGATGATCATCGCCGCCAGTTAGGTCAGGCACCAACCAGTATTAATAAACCGTCAGCGGTGGTCGCTGAAGGTGGCGCGAAAACTGCCAATCCAATCTGGGTTGACTATATGAAAGTCGCGCTGGCGGGTGAGCCGGTTAAACCTGATACTGTGCCAGATAATATTATTGAAGTGACTATTGATAAACAGACCGGTCTATTAGCCCGTCCGGAATCTGAACAGATGACCGAATACTTTATTAAAGGCACCGAACCGAAAGTCTACGCACAAAAAGAGATCGGCACGCGCGTCATTGATGAAAATGGTAACGCTTCTGAACTATTCTAA
- a CDS encoding efflux RND transporter periplasmic adaptor subunit translates to MKIGIKQGLLVVILAALIGGLVYIFLLKNTDKTLTLYGNVDIRSVNTAFRVSGRLAEMRQEEGDTVKQQAILAKLDPAPYRIALQQAQAEVAQAQAAYQYAQQSYARQLQLLKTRAVSQDAIDSALAQRDQTQANLAQAQAALAQAELNLQDTMLLAPSDGTILTRIVEPGAIITQGAPVYNLALVAPIWIRAYVDEVNLAQAIPGRKVLVYTDAFPDKPYQGQIGFVSPTAEFTPKSVETTVLRTDLVYRLRIIVPQADAHLRQGMPVTIRFTQ, encoded by the coding sequence ATGAAAATAGGCATAAAACAGGGTCTGCTGGTGGTGATTTTAGCGGCGCTGATAGGGGGATTAGTTTACATTTTTCTCCTTAAAAATACCGATAAAACGCTGACTTTATACGGCAATGTTGATATTCGTTCAGTGAATACCGCTTTTCGAGTGAGTGGTCGATTAGCCGAGATGCGGCAGGAAGAGGGCGACACGGTTAAGCAGCAGGCGATATTAGCCAAACTCGATCCAGCGCCTTATCGCATCGCCTTACAACAAGCGCAGGCCGAGGTTGCGCAGGCGCAGGCCGCTTATCAATATGCGCAGCAGAGTTATGCGCGTCAATTACAACTACTAAAAACCCGGGCGGTATCCCAAGATGCGATTGACAGTGCCTTGGCGCAGCGCGATCAGACCCAAGCCAATCTGGCGCAGGCGCAGGCCGCACTCGCCCAGGCTGAACTGAATCTACAAGATACTATGCTGCTGGCACCAAGTGACGGCACTATCTTAACCCGCATCGTTGAGCCGGGCGCTATCATCACTCAAGGTGCGCCGGTCTATAACCTCGCACTGGTCGCGCCGATCTGGATTCGGGCTTATGTCGATGAAGTCAATCTGGCACAGGCGATACCCGGACGAAAAGTGTTAGTCTATACCGATGCTTTTCCAGATAAACCTTATCAAGGCCAGATTGGCTTTGTGTCACCAACCGCTGAATTTACGCCAAAATCGGTTGAGACCACCGTACTCAGAACTGATCTGGTCTATCGATTGCGCATTATTGTGCCACAAGCGGATGCTCATTTACGGCAGGGTATGCCGGTGACGATTCGGTTTACCCAATAG